In a genomic window of Paramicrobacterium chengjingii:
- a CDS encoding LmeA family phospholipid-binding protein: MTGLPEAQPVLRRSSGRRAALVIVIVVVVIAVIGLVLWLADGLIRGMAQDGVEDALESKLPGNVTADLEVTIDGGLFLPQLIAGTFDNVTVTSDDAEVDGIPFDIIVTAHGVPLDENDTIDETTAVVTGGEDAANALLVLGGADPHLSLGDGTLSYNQSASFLGFTIGYALVTEPQAQGDSVSLAPVDVTVLTDLGNLDVTSFVSNLLGEEPVTVCVASSLPEGISVDGIDVSPETLTVTLSATDMPRNGPDLSSRGSCDAQ; encoded by the coding sequence GTGACCGGGCTCCCCGAGGCTCAGCCTGTGCTCCGTCGAAGCAGCGGACGGCGTGCGGCTCTCGTGATCGTCATTGTCGTTGTGGTGATCGCGGTGATCGGCCTCGTCCTCTGGCTTGCCGATGGACTCATTCGCGGAATGGCGCAAGATGGCGTTGAGGATGCTCTAGAGTCAAAGCTTCCCGGCAATGTCACTGCAGATCTTGAAGTGACCATTGACGGAGGACTGTTTCTGCCGCAGCTGATTGCCGGCACCTTCGATAATGTGACTGTCACTTCAGATGACGCAGAGGTCGACGGAATCCCGTTCGACATCATTGTGACAGCGCACGGCGTGCCCCTCGACGAGAATGACACCATCGACGAGACGACAGCTGTTGTGACCGGGGGAGAGGATGCCGCAAACGCGCTGCTCGTGCTCGGCGGCGCTGACCCTCACCTGAGCCTTGGCGATGGCACACTGAGCTACAACCAGTCAGCGAGCTTTCTGGGCTTCACTATCGGTTACGCGTTAGTCACAGAGCCACAGGCACAGGGTGACTCCGTGAGCCTCGCTCCCGTGGATGTCACAGTCCTCACCGATCTGGGCAATCTCGACGTGACCTCCTTCGTCAGCAATCTCCTCGGCGAGGAACCGGTCACCGTCTGCGTTGCATCGTCCCTGCCCGAGGGCATCAGCGTCGACGGAATTGATGTCAGTCCGGAGACTCTCACTGTGACACTGTCGGCGACGGATATGCCTCGGAATGGCCCCGACCTCAGCTCCCGCGGATCGTGTGACGCCCAGTGA
- a CDS encoding arginyl-tRNA synthetase: protein MSASSAVLRRSAVIALALGSLTLTACAPPVGPDSAPSASESSSPTTSGVPPADEHRESPDDTATAPPNSTKNPDAGEDVGLGCDDVITLQQMYDFNPNVSALGEFSPAAGTPAAKVASYNGLTCRWSNNTSGRTIDVSIAKLAPQTLDDLAAEADAAGESVTTYGEKGFFSHTSGLGTAQIFTSTYWIVISSKDFSDSRGAEQLAQFVLGNLP, encoded by the coding sequence ATGTCCGCCAGCAGTGCCGTTCTGCGTCGTAGCGCCGTGATCGCTCTCGCCCTCGGGAGTCTCACGCTGACGGCGTGCGCGCCGCCCGTGGGCCCTGACAGCGCACCGAGCGCGTCGGAGTCGTCATCGCCGACGACGTCAGGGGTCCCGCCCGCAGACGAGCACCGCGAAAGCCCCGATGACACGGCAACCGCTCCCCCGAATTCCACAAAGAACCCGGATGCCGGTGAGGACGTCGGGCTCGGGTGCGACGACGTGATCACGCTGCAGCAGATGTATGACTTCAACCCCAATGTGAGCGCGCTCGGTGAATTTTCACCGGCAGCCGGTACCCCCGCGGCAAAGGTCGCTTCATATAACGGTCTCACCTGCCGGTGGAGCAACAATACGAGCGGTCGAACGATTGATGTGTCCATCGCCAAGCTCGCACCGCAGACTCTCGATGACCTCGCAGCTGAGGCCGATGCCGCAGGTGAATCGGTGACGACGTACGGAGAGAAGGGCTTTTTCTCGCACACATCGGGACTGGGCACGGCGCAGATCTTCACGAGCACGTACTGGATAGTCATCTCGTCAAAGGATTTCTCGGACTCCCGTGGGGCGGAACAGCTTGCGCAGTTCGTTCTCGGCAATCTTCCGTAG
- a CDS encoding M23 family metallopeptidase, which translates to MTDSFETRHDASEGTPNAPATRRARRAMEARRQTNRGALRSSTPAATRPTPPAAQAKQPRSRRSVARSWASTAIVGLVVPGLFATMALPSYASPEAAGTHGPSSYDIATASAQTLDASDVAVEPAMNLVRDIYGATTSEELEAARKAAEAEAAAKRAREQAREDSANDSTGGGGPYSAIAGDGSVRWPLPGRGTIGDGFMSRGGSHHGVDILIAGGTPIGSVADGVVVVSQESYGGYGVGVVVEHNIGGQTVRSTYGHMTYGSRQVSVGQHVTAGQVLGLVGSTGRSTANHLHIEITINGGLVDPLGWLRANGAY; encoded by the coding sequence GTGACTGATTCGTTCGAGACGAGGCATGACGCCTCAGAAGGCACCCCGAACGCACCCGCTACCCGCCGCGCACGACGGGCGATGGAAGCTCGACGCCAGACCAACCGCGGAGCGTTACGGTCGTCGACGCCTGCTGCCACACGCCCGACACCTCCCGCGGCACAGGCGAAGCAGCCACGTTCGCGCAGGAGCGTTGCGCGATCGTGGGCGTCCACAGCGATCGTCGGCCTCGTTGTTCCCGGCCTGTTCGCGACCATGGCTCTGCCGTCCTACGCTTCACCGGAGGCGGCCGGAACGCACGGTCCCTCAAGCTACGACATCGCCACAGCATCCGCACAGACTCTTGACGCCAGCGACGTTGCCGTCGAGCCGGCGATGAATCTCGTGCGCGACATCTATGGCGCAACGACGTCAGAAGAACTCGAAGCCGCGCGCAAGGCCGCCGAAGCGGAAGCCGCAGCAAAGCGGGCCCGTGAACAGGCACGTGAAGACAGCGCGAACGACAGCACAGGCGGCGGGGGACCGTACTCCGCGATTGCCGGTGATGGTTCTGTGCGCTGGCCCCTTCCGGGGAGAGGAACGATCGGCGACGGGTTCATGAGCCGCGGTGGATCCCACCACGGCGTTGACATCCTGATCGCAGGGGGCACGCCGATCGGCTCCGTCGCCGACGGTGTCGTCGTCGTCTCTCAGGAGAGCTACGGCGGATACGGTGTCGGAGTTGTCGTTGAACACAACATCGGCGGCCAGACCGTGCGCTCAACCTATGGACACATGACCTACGGTTCCCGTCAGGTCTCAGTCGGTCAGCATGTGACGGCCGGCCAGGTTCTCGGCCTCGTGGGAAGCACCGGACGCTCGACAGCGAACCACCTGCACATCGAGATCACCATCAACGGCGGCCTTGTCGACCCTCTGGGGTGGCTGCGCGCTAACGGCGCCTACTGA
- the thrB gene encoding homoserine kinase codes for MSFAGRRVSVKVPATSANLGPGFDTLGLALAMYDELTVTATDEKSVTVDVHGVGEGEVAVDETNLVASSAIATFAAVGQEAPGLHIEARNAIPHGRGLGSSGAAVVAGIAAAQGLLEGSVTFTEDLLLGIASELEGHPDNVAPALFGGLTIAWTSEEGPRHKKLMVHRGVSPLVFIPESTLSTRRARELQPASVPHADAVFNVSRSSLMVAAMLQSPELLFQATEDKLHQSYRAAAMPDTTETIALLRAHGYPAVVSGAGPSILVLCDGPGDRLDAARLVESGTATPWRAEMLAVDFKGATVVPIS; via the coding sequence GTGAGTTTCGCCGGTCGCCGAGTTTCGGTGAAGGTCCCCGCCACGTCGGCGAACCTGGGGCCCGGCTTTGATACGCTCGGCCTCGCATTGGCAATGTACGACGAGCTCACGGTCACGGCAACCGACGAGAAGAGCGTCACCGTTGATGTGCATGGTGTCGGCGAGGGTGAGGTTGCGGTTGACGAGACGAACCTCGTTGCTTCGTCTGCGATAGCGACGTTCGCCGCGGTCGGTCAGGAGGCACCAGGCCTGCACATCGAAGCCCGCAATGCGATTCCACACGGTCGCGGACTGGGATCCTCTGGTGCGGCGGTTGTTGCGGGTATCGCCGCTGCACAGGGCCTTCTCGAGGGTTCCGTGACGTTCACGGAGGATCTGCTGCTCGGTATCGCTTCTGAGCTCGAAGGACACCCGGACAACGTGGCACCCGCTCTCTTCGGCGGGCTTACCATCGCCTGGACATCGGAAGAAGGTCCTCGGCACAAGAAGCTGATGGTTCACAGGGGAGTTTCGCCTCTGGTGTTCATTCCCGAGTCCACGCTGTCGACGCGTCGTGCTCGCGAATTGCAGCCTGCTAGTGTGCCGCATGCGGACGCCGTGTTCAACGTCTCGCGCTCTTCGCTCATGGTGGCCGCAATGCTGCAGAGTCCCGAGCTGCTGTTCCAAGCGACAGAGGACAAGCTCCACCAGAGCTATCGGGCAGCGGCGATGCCCGATACGACCGAGACGATCGCGTTGCTTCGCGCTCATGGCTATCCTGCCGTCGTGTCCGGGGCTGGGCCCTCGATTCTGGTGCTCTGCGATGGTCCGGGCGATCGTTTGGATGCAGCACGGCTCGTGGAAAGCGGGACCGCCACACCCTGGAGAGCCGAGATGCTCGCTGTCGACTTCAAGGGTGCTACAGTAGTACCGATCTCATAG
- a CDS encoding transglutaminase-like domain-containing protein, with protein MQRTVNAHLQFVLGGQSDMLFQIAVAAGTPILSESFTFTNDGRVYLPREIVDSHGTRILRFTGDPGNYEVFYSANVAGSRPIEPVREIDLVGYLRPSRYAESDALYMQARSMFAGLTGLALVNAVATWTHETLEYVPGSSTGTDSARTTLNAGRGVCRDFAHVVVTMLRACDVPARVAAVYAPGLSPMDFHAVAEAWVDGRWNVVDATRLAPRQSLVRISTGRDASDIAFLTNHIGNLRLSTVEVNAVSDSILADDHLSAAVLA; from the coding sequence ATGCAGCGTACCGTGAATGCCCATCTCCAGTTCGTGCTGGGTGGGCAGAGCGACATGCTCTTTCAGATTGCCGTGGCCGCCGGAACCCCGATCCTCTCGGAATCGTTCACCTTCACGAACGATGGCCGTGTCTATTTGCCGCGAGAGATCGTCGACAGCCACGGGACGCGCATTCTCAGATTCACAGGCGACCCGGGCAATTACGAGGTCTTTTACTCGGCGAACGTCGCCGGGTCACGACCGATCGAACCGGTGCGCGAGATTGATCTGGTGGGGTATCTTCGCCCGAGCCGATACGCCGAATCTGACGCTCTCTACATGCAGGCCCGGTCGATGTTCGCGGGGCTCACCGGCCTCGCGCTCGTGAACGCCGTAGCGACCTGGACGCACGAGACCCTTGAGTACGTTCCCGGTTCGAGCACAGGTACCGACAGCGCGCGAACGACCTTGAACGCCGGGCGCGGGGTCTGTCGTGACTTCGCCCACGTCGTCGTGACGATGCTGCGAGCATGCGATGTGCCCGCTCGGGTCGCAGCCGTCTATGCTCCGGGACTGTCGCCCATGGACTTCCACGCTGTCGCTGAGGCATGGGTTGACGGCCGGTGGAATGTCGTCGACGCCACTCGTCTCGCTCCTCGTCAATCGCTCGTTCGAATTTCGACGGGGCGCGATGCATCAGACATCGCGTTTCTCACGAACCACATTGGAAATCTGCGGCTCTCAACAGTTGAGGTGAACGCGGTCAGCGACTCGATCCTCGCCGACGACCATCTTTCGGCCGCTGTACTCGCCTGA
- the lysA gene encoding diaminopimelate decarboxylase has product MTHNPLAPSWLVEPDDANALAPGLWPSTAARAESGELQIGGVSAHELAQQFGTPLYVVDERDARERAGEVREALHYAFAQIGSRAHVYYAGKALLTSEVARWMVEAGCRIDVCSGGELGVALAAGVEADRIGFHGNNKSLSEIDRAVASGVGTIIIDSIQEIDRVAEAAVRHGARQRVRLRVNSGVHAHTHEFLATSHEDQKFGLTLEAAPDAVARIRAFESLEFIGLHCHIGSQIFGSGGFAESAARLLAVHKELLRTGPVAELNLGGGFGIAYTSVDDPTPIGELAEAIARIVSDECELLRIPIPDVAFEPGRTIIGTAGVTLYEAGTTKPVDVETESGTKTRLYVSVDGGMSDNARTALYDADYSVRIASRRSDAAPALVRIAGKHCESGDIVVSADYLPSDVEPGDLLAVPATGAYCWSLASNYNYLGRPPIVAVRDGRARVIVRGETEADLMARDAGLDGR; this is encoded by the coding sequence GTGACGCATAACCCACTCGCACCCTCGTGGCTCGTCGAGCCCGACGACGCGAATGCCCTCGCGCCTGGGCTCTGGCCGAGCACAGCGGCCCGCGCCGAATCGGGAGAGCTGCAGATCGGTGGAGTCTCCGCACACGAGCTTGCACAGCAGTTCGGCACCCCGCTCTACGTCGTCGACGAGCGAGATGCGCGTGAGCGCGCTGGCGAAGTGCGTGAAGCCCTGCATTACGCCTTTGCACAGATCGGCAGTCGTGCACACGTCTATTACGCGGGCAAAGCGCTCCTGACCAGCGAGGTCGCCCGGTGGATGGTCGAGGCCGGCTGCCGTATTGATGTGTGTTCTGGCGGAGAACTGGGCGTCGCGCTGGCCGCCGGAGTCGAGGCGGACCGGATCGGCTTCCATGGAAACAACAAATCGCTCTCGGAGATCGATCGCGCCGTTGCATCCGGTGTCGGAACGATCATTATCGACAGCATCCAGGAAATCGACAGAGTGGCAGAGGCTGCCGTGCGTCACGGCGCGCGGCAACGCGTTCGTCTACGAGTCAATAGCGGAGTCCACGCGCATACTCACGAGTTTCTGGCCACCTCCCATGAAGATCAGAAGTTCGGTCTGACGCTCGAGGCTGCTCCCGACGCCGTTGCACGCATTCGGGCATTCGAGAGCCTGGAGTTCATCGGTCTGCACTGTCACATCGGTTCGCAGATCTTCGGGTCGGGCGGATTCGCCGAATCGGCCGCGCGACTGCTCGCCGTGCACAAGGAGCTGCTTCGCACAGGGCCGGTTGCCGAGTTGAACCTCGGTGGAGGCTTCGGCATCGCGTACACAAGCGTCGACGATCCGACGCCGATCGGCGAACTCGCCGAGGCGATCGCGCGCATCGTCAGCGACGAATGCGAGCTGCTCCGGATTCCGATTCCTGATGTCGCCTTCGAGCCGGGGCGCACGATCATCGGAACGGCGGGTGTCACCCTGTACGAGGCCGGAACCACGAAGCCCGTTGACGTCGAGACCGAATCGGGAACGAAAACACGCCTCTACGTCAGCGTCGACGGCGGCATGAGCGATAACGCCCGCACCGCACTGTACGACGCGGACTATTCAGTGCGAATCGCCTCACGCCGGTCGGACGCTGCGCCCGCCCTTGTGCGGATCGCCGGAAAGCACTGCGAGTCGGGCGACATCGTTGTCTCTGCCGACTACTTGCCGTCGGACGTCGAGCCGGGAGATCTGCTCGCTGTTCCAGCGACAGGCGCATACTGCTGGTCTCTCGCCAGCAACTACAACTACCTGGGGCGGCCACCCATTGTTGCCGTCCGCGACGGCCGCGCACGCGTCATTGTGCGTGGAGAGACTGAAGCCGACCTCATGGCGCGCGACGCCGGATTGGATGGACGATGA
- a CDS encoding arginine--tRNA ligase, which produces MTPSDLSRVLFGILAPIAERRREGASAELTETMVTIERPKNRDHGDWASNIAMKLAKSLGVNPRELAIEIATELHKADGVASAEVAGPGFINIRLEAAAAGQLAQVIVNAGISYGRNNSLAGQTINLEFVSANPVGPLHIGHTRWAALGDSIRRVLAASGADVASEYYINDAGSQMDTFGLSVLAAAKGEPTPEGGYPGAYIGELADAVVAQAPTLTHMPDDEAVRTAREIAYGLQLEEIKQSLARFNVHFDIWFSERTLHASSGDGKSDIDSAVDRLREQGHVYDKDDAIWVRTTEFGDDKDRVIRRGNGVYTYFAADAAYYLNKGDRGFTHKIYLLGADHHGYVHRLKAVAGAAGDDPENDIEVLIGQLVSVNGARLSKRAGNIIELDDLQAWLGTDALRYSLGRSPADSPLTLDPELLRKRTNDNPVFYVQYAHARTCAVGRNAAESGVDRSVFAPETLTHETEGALLGALQEFPRIVAQSAELREPHRVARYLEEIAGLYHRWYDNCRVIPRGDDSIDDVHRTRLWLNDASRQVIANGLDLLGVSAPERM; this is translated from the coding sequence ATGACTCCATCTGATCTTTCGCGTGTCTTGTTCGGCATTCTCGCTCCCATTGCCGAGCGACGTCGCGAAGGGGCTTCGGCTGAGCTGACGGAGACGATGGTCACGATCGAGCGCCCGAAAAACCGTGATCACGGAGACTGGGCCTCAAACATTGCGATGAAACTGGCAAAGTCCCTCGGTGTGAATCCGCGGGAGCTCGCAATCGAGATCGCCACGGAACTGCACAAGGCAGACGGCGTTGCATCCGCCGAGGTGGCCGGCCCTGGATTCATCAACATTCGACTCGAAGCGGCCGCTGCCGGGCAGCTCGCACAGGTGATCGTCAACGCGGGAATCTCATACGGACGCAACAACAGCCTCGCGGGGCAGACGATCAATCTTGAGTTCGTTTCGGCGAACCCGGTTGGTCCTCTGCACATCGGCCACACTCGTTGGGCGGCTCTCGGCGACTCCATCAGACGAGTGCTTGCGGCATCCGGTGCCGACGTCGCGAGCGAGTATTACATCAATGATGCGGGCAGCCAGATGGACACGTTCGGGCTCTCGGTGCTCGCCGCGGCCAAAGGCGAGCCAACGCCGGAGGGAGGCTACCCCGGCGCGTACATCGGGGAACTCGCCGACGCGGTCGTCGCGCAGGCCCCCACGCTGACCCACATGCCCGACGATGAGGCTGTTCGTACGGCGCGGGAGATCGCGTACGGGCTGCAGCTCGAAGAAATCAAGCAGTCCCTTGCTCGATTCAACGTGCACTTCGATATCTGGTTCTCAGAGAGAACGCTGCACGCCTCCTCGGGCGACGGCAAGAGCGACATCGATTCGGCCGTCGACCGCCTGCGTGAGCAAGGGCACGTCTACGACAAGGACGACGCGATCTGGGTGCGTACGACCGAGTTCGGCGACGACAAGGACCGTGTGATTCGACGTGGAAACGGCGTCTATACATATTTCGCCGCAGACGCCGCGTACTACCTCAACAAGGGCGACCGCGGTTTCACACATAAGATCTACCTTCTGGGCGCCGACCACCACGGGTACGTTCACCGTCTCAAGGCGGTTGCGGGCGCCGCGGGCGACGACCCGGAGAACGACATTGAGGTGCTCATCGGGCAGCTTGTGAGCGTCAATGGAGCACGACTGTCGAAACGAGCGGGGAACATCATCGAGCTCGATGATCTGCAGGCGTGGCTCGGAACGGATGCTCTGCGCTACTCTCTCGGGCGCTCACCCGCCGATTCGCCGCTGACACTGGACCCGGAGCTTTTGCGCAAGCGCACGAACGACAATCCCGTGTTCTACGTGCAATATGCGCACGCCCGCACCTGTGCAGTGGGGCGCAACGCGGCCGAGTCGGGCGTCGACCGCAGCGTCTTCGCGCCAGAGACGCTCACGCACGAGACAGAGGGTGCCCTTCTCGGTGCTCTGCAGGAATTCCCTCGTATCGTCGCTCAATCCGCCGAACTGCGCGAACCGCACCGCGTGGCTCGCTACCTCGAGGAGATCGCCGGCCTTTACCATCGCTGGTACGACAACTGCCGCGTCATTCCCCGAGGCGATGACTCCATCGACGATGTTCATCGCACGCGGCTTTGGCTGAATGATGCATCGCGCCAGGTGATCGCCAACGGTCTCGACTTGCTTGGCGTGTCTGCGCCCGAGCGGATGTAA
- a CDS encoding homoserine dehydrogenase has protein sequence MIDSRTLRVALLGAGSVGSQVARKLIDNRQELAARAGADLELVGIAVRDVDAKRDVDLPRELFTTDAESLILGADIVIELMGGIEPAKSYILSAVNAGADVVTGNKALLAAHGPELFDAAERVGAEISYEASVAAAIPILRPLRDSLAGDNITSVLAIVNGSTNFILDRMDRFGETMDEASKLAFEAGYLEADPTLDVEGYDAAQKVTILAGLAFHSQIDAGKVHREGISDITAEQIQAAQSAGYVIKLLAVAERLTTADGELGISARVYPALVPREHPLASVYAENNAVFVDAEAAGPLMFYGAGAGGLQTASAILGDVVSAARRHVAGGPGLNGSNHAALPLLPIDDVITKCQINLRVKDRSGVLAEVAGIFANYSVSVQTIEQTIGDDEDGLATLIIGTHRAREKSIRAVVDALQDASATDRIVSVLRVEGAQ, from the coding sequence ATGATCGACAGCCGCACCCTCAGGGTGGCCCTTCTCGGGGCCGGTTCCGTTGGCTCGCAGGTGGCCCGAAAGCTCATTGACAACCGTCAGGAGCTCGCTGCGCGTGCCGGTGCCGATCTGGAACTCGTGGGCATCGCCGTTCGCGACGTCGACGCGAAGAGGGACGTGGATCTGCCGCGCGAACTCTTCACAACAGATGCCGAATCACTCATCCTCGGTGCCGACATCGTGATCGAGCTCATGGGGGGCATTGAGCCGGCCAAGTCGTACATTCTCTCGGCGGTGAACGCCGGAGCTGACGTCGTCACGGGCAACAAGGCTCTGCTCGCCGCACACGGGCCGGAGCTTTTCGACGCAGCCGAACGTGTCGGCGCTGAGATTTCCTACGAAGCATCCGTTGCCGCAGCGATTCCGATTCTGCGACCACTGCGTGACAGCCTCGCGGGAGACAACATCACAAGTGTGCTCGCAATCGTGAACGGGTCCACAAACTTCATTCTCGATCGCATGGATCGCTTCGGCGAGACAATGGACGAGGCGTCAAAGCTCGCGTTCGAAGCGGGCTATCTCGAGGCAGACCCGACACTCGACGTCGAGGGCTACGACGCGGCACAGAAGGTGACGATTCTCGCAGGCCTCGCCTTTCACTCTCAGATTGATGCGGGCAAGGTGCACCGTGAGGGCATCTCCGACATCACGGCGGAGCAGATTCAGGCCGCTCAATCCGCGGGTTACGTGATCAAGCTTCTCGCCGTCGCCGAGCGGCTCACAACCGCAGACGGGGAGCTCGGCATCTCTGCACGTGTGTACCCGGCGCTGGTCCCGCGCGAGCATCCGCTTGCATCGGTGTATGCCGAGAACAATGCGGTATTCGTGGATGCCGAGGCGGCAGGTCCCCTCATGTTCTACGGTGCCGGTGCAGGCGGGCTGCAGACAGCATCCGCCATTCTCGGCGATGTCGTCTCGGCGGCACGTCGTCACGTCGCTGGCGGCCCCGGGCTGAACGGCTCCAACCATGCGGCGCTTCCACTGCTGCCCATCGACGACGTCATTACGAAATGCCAGATCAACCTCCGTGTCAAGGACCGTTCGGGTGTGCTCGCCGAGGTTGCCGGTATCTTCGCGAACTACAGCGTTTCTGTGCAGACAATCGAGCAGACCATCGGCGACGACGAGGATGGCCTCGCCACGCTGATCATTGGCACCCACCGCGCGAGGGAGAAATCCATTCGCGCAGTCGTTGACGCGCTGCAGGACGCCAGCGCGACCGACCGTATCGTCAGTGTCCTGAGAGTTGAAGGAGCCCAGTAA
- the thrC gene encoding threonine synthase, whose protein sequence is MAHLWRGVINEYRERLDVSDATPVVTLGEGGTPLIPAPSLSQRTGAKVYVKFEGMNPTGSFKDRGMTMAISKGIEHGAKAVICASTGNTSASAAAYAAHAGITAAVLVPEGKIAMGKLSQAVAHGGQLIQVQGNFDDCLDLARDMSANYPVHLVNSVNPDRIEGQKTAAFEVVEVLGEAPDFHFIPIGNAGNYTAYTRGYSESIGYGDSTKLPRMFGFQAAGSAPIVDGAVVKNPETVASAIRIGNPASWELALQAREKTDGYFGAISDRDILRAQKILSSEVGVFVEPASAISVAGLLERSEAGVIPVGSTCVLTVTGHGLKDPQWALRTEDGGDVHPTVVPVDAAEVASVLGLSGEARA, encoded by the coding sequence ATGGCACACCTGTGGCGTGGAGTCATCAATGAATACCGGGAGCGTCTCGACGTCTCTGACGCGACGCCCGTTGTGACGCTCGGCGAGGGCGGAACTCCGCTGATTCCAGCGCCATCGCTTTCGCAGCGAACCGGGGCGAAGGTCTATGTCAAGTTTGAGGGAATGAATCCCACAGGGTCGTTCAAGGATCGCGGCATGACCATGGCTATCTCCAAGGGCATCGAGCATGGAGCCAAGGCCGTAATCTGCGCATCGACGGGCAATACGTCGGCGTCGGCGGCCGCGTACGCAGCTCATGCCGGCATCACGGCGGCAGTGCTGGTTCCCGAGGGAAAGATCGCGATGGGCAAGCTCAGCCAAGCTGTCGCGCACGGCGGCCAGCTGATCCAGGTGCAGGGCAATTTCGATGATTGCCTCGATCTGGCCCGTGACATGTCGGCGAATTACCCGGTACATCTCGTGAACTCGGTGAACCCTGATCGCATCGAGGGACAGAAGACGGCGGCATTCGAAGTTGTCGAAGTGCTCGGCGAGGCGCCTGATTTTCACTTCATTCCCATCGGTAATGCAGGCAACTACACAGCGTACACGCGCGGTTATTCTGAATCGATCGGTTACGGCGACTCGACGAAGCTGCCACGAATGTTCGGCTTTCAGGCGGCGGGCAGCGCCCCGATCGTCGACGGTGCCGTCGTGAAGAACCCGGAGACCGTCGCCAGCGCGATCCGCATTGGCAACCCAGCGTCATGGGAACTCGCACTTCAGGCCCGTGAGAAGACCGATGGCTACTTCGGCGCGATCAGCGACCGTGACATTCTACGTGCACAGAAGATCCTCTCGAGCGAGGTTGGCGTGTTTGTCGAGCCCGCGTCGGCGATCAGCGTCGCTGGTCTTCTCGAGCGGTCGGAGGCTGGTGTGATTCCCGTCGGGTCAACGTGCGTGCTGACGGTTACCGGGCACGGCCTCAAAGACCCGCAGTGGGCGCTCCGAACAGAAGACGGAGGCGATGTTCACCCGACAGTCGTTCCCGTGGATGCCGCTGAGGTTGCCAGCGTGCTGGGGCTCAGCGGCGAGGCACGGGCGTGA